One genomic segment of Brassica napus cultivar Da-Ae chromosome A3, Da-Ae, whole genome shotgun sequence includes these proteins:
- the LOC106444247 gene encoding ubiquitin-conjugating enzyme E2 29, translating into MATKRILKELRELQRDPPVLCSAGPIGEDMFHWQATIIGPIESPYTGGVFLVDINFTKDYPFKPPKVVFKTKVFHPNVNSNGSICLDILKDQWSPALTISKVLLSVCSLLTDPNPDDPLVPEIANIYKTDRVRYEATARSWTQKYASQ; encoded by the exons ATGGCAACGAAACGGATATTGAAAGAGCTAAGGGAGTTGCAGAGAGACCCTCCTGTATTATGCAGTGCCG GTCCAATAGGAGAAGATATGTTTCACTGGCAAGCTACGATAATTGGTCCGATCGAAAGTCCATACACGGGTGGTGTTTTCCTTGTCGATATCAATTTCACTAAAGATTATCCTTTTAAACCTCCCAAG GTTGTATTCAAAACCAAAGTCTTTCACCCGAACGTCAACAGCAATGGAAGCATATGTTTGGACATTCTCAAAGACCAATGGAGCCCTGCCCTTACAATCTCTAAG GTGCTTCTTTCTGTTTGCTCTCTTCTTACAGACCCAAACCCTGACGATCCTCTGGTTCCAGAGATAGCTAACATTTACAAGACCGATAGGGTCAGGTATGAAGCCACGGCTCGAAGCTGGACCCAGAAGTATGCGTCGCAATAA